Genomic DNA from Halomicroarcula saliterrae:
TCGTATCAAGGCGATTCTCGACGATGGTCAGTCGGCAGTCCGGGCGCTGTTCAACGACGAAATGACCGAAGCGGTCACTGGCATGAGCCTGGAGGAAGCTATCGAGATGGCGATGGAAACAGTGGATCCCACTGTCGTACTCAACGCCTTCCGAGACCAACTCATCGGCCGAACCTTCGAGGTCAGTGGTCCCGTCATCGGCGACTACTTCCTCGTCGACGATGTGGCCCAGACAGTCTACTCCAGTGAACAGCCTGGTCTGGAAGACGGTGCCCTCGATCCGGCACGAACGCAGCGCCAACCGGCCAAGCGTGTCTTTGCACAGGACCTGAATCAGGCGACGCACTCCTTCACCCGTCCCGAAGACGGTGAGGAGGACCGAGCGCCGAACTTATCACTGCTCCCCTCCGGTGAAGCAGCCAACCGGGTCTTCGTCGTTGGAACGCTCATGGAGACGAAGGATGTCGGGACGGACTCAGAGTACTGGCGCGGGACGGTCATGGCGGCTTCTGAATCGGTCAGTGTCTACGCTGGTGAGTACCAGCCGGAGGCGATGCAGGTCCTCTCTTCGACCGAGACACCCTGCTATGTGGCTGTAATCGGGAAGATACACAGCTACGAAACGGATTACGGAATCAACGTCTCGCTCCAGCCGGAACACATTTCGGTGGTGGACGAAGCGGTTCGGGACTCGTGGGTAGCAGAGACGCTGGACGCTACGCAGGATAGACTGGACGCACTGGAAAGCGGTGAGACGGAGGAAGCAGACGCTGTGTTGGCTGTCTACGAGGGGAATACGGACGACGTCGAGGCGGCGGTTGAGGACGCTGTCGACGAACTGGTAGCCGAGATGGACGTTCCGGAGACACCAGCTCAGTAGGAGCCCTCGTTCTGGTTGTTCTTGCTTAGTAGAGATATCCAAGTGGGTTGAGGCTGCCTACGAGAATCGATCTGTGCAATGAGTGTATCGGGTGCCACCTCAACTCTGGTTTGTTCAATAGAGCCTCCCTAAGAATTGCTGGCTTGATTTTAGATAGAAGAAACTCATAGGTTTTATCCGAGACAATCATATAAACGAACATGACTGACCATGCCGAGAGCCACTCTTGATACTATAGAGGAGTTGCTTGAGAGTGTTCAAGACGATGTGACCGATTCGGAAACTATCTATAAAATCAGAAGCGCACGGCAACTTCTCAACGTATTGCGACAGAAGCATGATGACCTTGACGAAGCCATCAATGAGACAGTTTCTGACGAAGAAATCATCGAAAATCTAACCCAATTGGGATATCTGGATTGAATTAGAGAGGCTATTGATACGGTCCCCACCTTCTGAACAGGTCTTCAAACGGAATTACGCCTGTAAAGGAATTCAACAACCGTTCCGTGCCGCTGCTCAGCTGAGAATATCGAAGACTTCGACCGCTTTGTACTCTTTCCCGCGCTCTTTCCCGGTTACCTCTTCAAGGAGCCCGTCTGCTTCGAGGTCATCCACGATCTTGTAGGCAGTGCGGCGTGAGACATCGAGGTAGTCCACCAGATCTGGAGCCGTAAAATACGGGTACTGAAGCAACTGTTGGGCAAACTTGTCCGTATTCGTGTTGCCGGAGTATTCCTTTTCGTAGCGCTCTTGTAGTTCTCTCAGCTGCTGTGTCCGTTCGTAGGATGTCTCGGCTTGGCTTCTGAGCCCTTCGAGGAAGAACGTCAGCCACTCCTCCCACGCGCCTTCTTCACTCACAGCACGCATTCGCTCAACGTATTCGATTTTATTCCGGTTGAAGTACGCGCTGGGGTAGATGTATGGACTCTCGAGGTAGCCGTTCTTCGCAAGGTAAAGGATGATCAGGAGGCGTCCAAGCCGTCCATTCCCATCTGAAAATGGATGGACTGTCTCGAAGTAATAGTGGATGATGGCGGCATCGACGAGTGGGTGATATTGGCCGCCCATCTGGATATAGGATTCAAGCGACTGCATCAGCGGGGTGAGTCCTTCCGGTGTCGGTGGGACAAACGGACGCTTTCCGGGTCTGGGGCTCGTCAGATGGACCATGTGGTCGCGGAAATCTCCGACCACGTCGCCATCATTGCGGACGTCTTCGAGAAGCATTGAATGGAGTTTTTTGATCAGCGAGAGCGTTATTTCCTCCCCGCTTTCGATCCGGTCGAGTCCATACGTCAGCGCGGCTTCGTAGTTGAGGGCCTCTTTCAGGTCTTTCTCGACTGTCGCGTCTTCGTCCCCCGAGGGATTCTGGGTGTGATATGCTTCGACGTCCTGGTACTCGACATCGGCGCCTTCGATACGTGCTGATTCGACCGCTTCGATACGGATAAGAGAAGTGTAGAGAACTGCAGCGAAATCGACCGTTGAGCTAATTCCGTCGACACGACCGATTTGATACGCTGCTTCAGAAACTAGATCATGCACCTGTGCAGAAATTTCGAGCTTTGGCTCTACCGGCAACGGCTCAGGTGAATAGTACGGATTTGGGTGATAGGGGACGTACTTTCCCGGTGCACTGTCGGGTAGGTCCTTCTCAGCCATTTCAGTAGTCCAATGTCTCCCCTCTATTGGTATAGTTGTTTTTATACTCGGTATACGTATACTGAGTGAGAGGCCGCTGATGTAACATTCAGCGTGAATTGTATACGTGGAGGCGCTGATTCCTGCTCTATGTAAAGTGAGTATTTAAATAACTATATTAGTGTGGTGGGATACCTGACCGACATGTTAGATAGGTGGTGCTGCTGCACTTATCGTCCAGATTATAATAGCGAATATCAGCCTAAGTAGGAGGGTGCGTGTGCCCTTACTTGATTAGGAGGGTAAGGAGGGCACGAACATTAGTAGGGGGTGCAGTAAGAAAAACTAAGAGCCTGATATACACTGTCTTCAATATTTTTGATACTATTTCAAGACAATGTCTTGTTATCTCCAGATTTGTTGGTGTTTCTGGAACTCGAACGATCTGTAGCCCCCTGATGATTCTCTGCTGGAAGACCGAGTTCAGCAAACGAGACAGATGAATCCTCGATGTCGTCGACGGGGATCGAGTCGACGACTGTTAGTGGGATATCTTTCATCCGAGAGCCGAGTTCGCGTTTGACCAAGGTCGTGCTTTCATCTACTGAGCTGGCCTCTATTTCCACTGTAATGTCCAGAACGACCATGGCGTAGCCGTGTGTGCAAAGCACTGCTTCCATCTCCCATTCACAGTTTGGGCAAGCAACGTCCTGGACCGATATATCGGCAGAGCGAACCGCCGAGGCGTCTGCTCGACGGCCTACCTCCGCAACGGCGATATTGATTGTATCTTGGACGCCTGGTGCCCCTGGCACGACCCACGGCAGCGTGAGTCGTACTTGATACCAGTCTTCTGACTGCGCTACATCCGTGCTCATGGTGAACTGTTATCTGGAGTATTCGTCTTCCCACAGCTAGGCACATCGGGTGCTTCGTTGGCTGTTGAAACTGTGCTACTCTTCAAAATCTGGCTATGGATCATTATTGGGGGGGGTATCTAACGAGCGCCAGCAGGAGGGCTGACACATTGGAGGGCCATGACCCCTGTCCCGTTATCGACGAGGGGTAATTTGGTGGGCTGACTATGGAGGGCTATCTCACCCGCAAGCGGTGCATTGCAGGGGTTCGATTCAGGCTTTCTCCGCAATGCACTCTTTAGCGGGGATTGATATAATGACTCCAGAGTTACAACAGTTGCAACGGTGCCTGATTCTTATCGATATGGTTGGGTCCATCCAATCGATAGCGATCTTCAATTGTTGCCGCAGCGGTGAATCCGCTCCCATCTTGAGAACTCCTTGCTACCGAGCGATTCATACCGTCGATGGCCTGTGTGGAGTCCCAAAGAAGTGCGTACGAGCCCGCAAATTGCCTCTGTGGGTCGGTAGCAGAACCCCTGATGGAGGAATCCTCGCGCTTTAGCGCGCGGGAGATATCAATCTCGCAATTCGACTGACTCAAGAACTCAATGGGCGCATTTCTTACAACGCATTAACCAACACTGGGTGGGTAAAGAACCGAATTGTTGGTTAAGACAAGAGCACACTCCCGCTCATGAGCCATCGAAGGGAAGAATAGAGATCTGAGTTCGTCGCTGAACTCGGGGGTGTTAGTGGTCGTTACAGTTCTGTTGGACAGTTGCAGCACTCTCGTTGGTGTGAGAGACGTACCTTGAGATCCAAACGACGGTTCCAGTGGTGTTCAGTGGTGAACCTCCTGGGACCGGAGTTCTTCGTACTCAGAGCAGCTGTCGACACCAGCACGGTCGAGGCAGATTGGGTGATAGAACGCCCGGACACCGCTGTCGTAGGACATCGAGCCGGATTGCTGTTGGCACACCCAGCAGGCTGAGGAATCCCATGCACTATCCGAAGATAGGTGGGTATCAGTCTGCTCATCCGCTCCGTTGGAGATAGTCTCACTGGTGTTGGGCTGCGCTATCGTCGATTGACGGGTGACGGTAGCGATCTCGGCAGACATGATCCAATTCAGCCAGTCCGAATCGGGCCATTCAGTCGAGGTATCGCCAACATATCTCGCCATTGCGTTCGCAGATTCGCCCGTAGACTCGTCTTCACTGGCAGCGTTGCTGCGCTTGTGGGTCGGAGGCGTAGGGCGGTGTTGCGTTGGCGGTCGCCTCGTCGACGTTCGCGCGGCTTTCTCGAGGATGCGAATGTCGCTATCCCATCGAGAATTCAGCGAGGGCTGGTCGTTGAATTCGCCTTTGCGGAAGTCCGTGAGACGAACCAAATCGCCTTCGTTCGGTTCCACAAAGATGCTCTCAGACACAATCACCTCGCCGTCGGCATCGTCTGGATCCGAAGTCGAACGGGTGATGACTCGTTCGCTGGGTTTCCAGACTGCAACGTACGCGAAGCCGGAATCATCCTCCAGAATAAATCCAAACTTGATCTTCGGATTATCCGGATAATACACTCGCTTCACTCGTCCCTGAGTGGAGACATACCCCCTCGTAGAGTAGGTATTGGTGTACTGGATGTTGCCGATCTTCAGGACGTTCCGAGGATCGTGTTTCTCCAGTTCTGACTGGCTCAGGACTGCAGATGAAAGATCCCGTCCATCTAACACGCAGCGTGCTAAGACGGATGCCATCTGGACAGGCGTCTTCGTTCGAATTTCGTGAGCATGCGGGAAGTCTGTGTAGAAGCGCTTGGCTTCAGCCAAGACTTCAGGCACACTCTCAGGATGATTTGCTTCGAGTTCTCGAAGCGGGTCTGACTGTTCCTGAATCGATTGTTCGAATCGCTCGCTACGTCGCTGTGGGACGATGCTGTTCTGCTCTTCGCGATAGATCGCTAAGGCATCAGTGTGTGCATCGAGTACAGCAGCAACGCCAGACGTCTGACCGTGTTGGTCGATTCCGTTGGTCACCTTCTTGAGCTCGTAATCGAGTGCAAGTCGGCGTTCGATACCGGGAATCGAGGACCGCGAGTACTGCTCCGGGTTTGGAACGATTGCTCCGAGTGGGAGCGTCGAACCATCCGGGAGTGATACTTCGAGGTCGGTCGGTTCTATCCCCAAAGCAGACGCAGGCGTCTGC
This window encodes:
- a CDS encoding DUF555 domain-containing protein; its protein translation is MSTDVAQSEDWYQVRLTLPWVVPGAPGVQDTINIAVAEVGRRADASAVRSADISVQDVACPNCEWEMEAVLCTHGYAMVVLDITVEIEASSVDESTTLVKRELGSRMKDIPLTVVDSIPVDDIEDSSVSFAELGLPAENHQGATDRSSSRNTNKSGDNKTLS
- a CDS encoding Fic family protein — encoded protein: MAEKDLPDSAPGKYVPYHPNPYYSPEPLPVEPKLEISAQVHDLVSEAAYQIGRVDGISSTVDFAAVLYTSLIRIEAVESARIEGADVEYQDVEAYHTQNPSGDEDATVEKDLKEALNYEAALTYGLDRIESGEEITLSLIKKLHSMLLEDVRNDGDVVGDFRDHMVHLTSPRPGKRPFVPPTPEGLTPLMQSLESYIQMGGQYHPLVDAAIIHYYFETVHPFSDGNGRLGRLLIILYLAKNGYLESPYIYPSAYFNRNKIEYVERMRAVSEEGAWEEWLTFFLEGLRSQAETSYERTQQLRELQERYEKEYSGNTNTDKFAQQLLQYPYFTAPDLVDYLDVSRRTAYKIVDDLEADGLLEEVTGKERGKEYKAVEVFDILS